The Gammaproteobacteria bacterium genome includes the window AGAAGTCGTTATTTTTTTCGGGAAAAAAGAATGAAATAATTCAGTCTACACATGCTTATGGTATTGCCAGAAAAACCTATCACCCCAATTATGATTTTGAGCCCGCCACATTTAAAATTTAGCTAATTTGTATCGGTCGGCTTAAAACTAAATGCAAACGTCGGATCTTCTTGTAATGTCGCGGGACGCGGCAAAAACACTGTGACACCCTAGTGTGGCGCTAGATTCGTCGCATGATAGTTTGTGCATTCGCAAGTTTTATGGGCGCAACGACAATTCCCGTCGTCCTTGGCCACACCCGCTGCTTCTCGCCCACAGGTCCAACAAGAATAATATTAGTTAATTTTGTAACCATTCAGCACTAATTTTTGAATTTTGCTCGAACGTTCAGTTTTGCCCTGAATAGTTACTTAATTTTTTCAATTAATATTGAGTTAATTTAATAATGAGAAGATACCTAAACGGGAACATTTTCCTTTTGGCAACGCTAATAACCTTTAATTTTCAGTTAATTTTAGAGGTTACACTGCCATATTCAAATAAATTGGAACAATGGAGACGCTCTTGTGCAAGAAAAATTATTGCTGGAAAATTTACCTAGCGAACTATTATTTTTTATACTTTTCTTAAGTGGCGATTCACGTTATTTCCTTCGTTTTGCTCGATTAAGCACCACCATGAAGTTCAAGATCAATGCAAATAGTAATAATGGACATAATTCATATTGGTTTCAACTTTGTCTACGCGAACGCCTATTACCAATAAATGATGGTACGAAATACAACCCCTCACTGAGTTATAGAACGCTGTATCAAGAAAATGCCGATAAATTTAAGGAACAAAATGCTAAATTGACGAAGGACCAACGAGAGCTATTTCGATGTATAAAAGCTAATGACCTAACGACTATTGCGCGATTAGAAAGCTCTCTACTTGACAATTTAGATGCTTTGAATCACCAAAATCGCACCCCAGTTTATGTAGCTAGCTTATATGGCAGAAATGAGATTTTACATTTTTTCTATGACCAAATATGCACAAAGGTTTTTTCCAATGCAATAAAAGATAGTAATGGTAGAACTAAATTTTATTGGGCATCTGCTTGTAAGATGGTGTCTTATATTACCTCAAATAGTGATTCGGTCATTATTAATAAAGCCAAGGATAATGGTGCAACACCGCTTTTTGTCGCTGCTGAAAATGGCCACCTTGAAGTGGTTCAAATCTTAATTGATGCCGGCGCTAATAAAGAGGCAGCGAATGATCATGGTGCAACACCGATGTTTGTCGCTGCTGAAAATGGCCACGTTGAAGTAGTTCAAACCTTAATTGATGCCGGCGCTAATAAAGAGGCAGCAATTAATCATGGTGTAACACCGATGTTTGTCGCTGCTCAAAATGGCGAGGTTGACGTGGTGCAAATCTTAATTGATGCCGGCGCTAATAAAGAGGCAGCAACTAATCATGGTGTAACACCGATGTTTGTCGCGGCTCTAAATGGCAAGGTTGACGTGGTGCAAATCTTAATTGATGCCGGCGCCAATAAAAACAAAGCTACTCGCCATAAAGAAACCCCACTTTTTGTCGCCGCTCAAAATGGTCATGTTGGAGTGGTTCAAGCCTTAATTAAAGCGGGTGCGAATAAAAATACAGCGGATGATTGTGGTGAGACACCGCTTTTTGTCGCCGCTCAAAATGGCCACCTTGAAGTGGTTCAAGCCCTAATTAAAGCGGGTGCAG containing:
- a CDS encoding ankyrin repeat domain-containing protein, producing the protein MQEKLLLENLPSELLFFILFLSGDSRYFLRFARLSTTMKFKINANSNNGHNSYWFQLCLRERLLPINDGTKYNPSLSYRTLYQENADKFKEQNAKLTKDQRELFRCIKANDLTTIARLESSLLDNLDALNHQNRTPVYVASLYGRNEILHFFYDQICTKVFSNAIKDSNGRTKFYWASACKMVSYITSNSDSVIINKAKDNGATPLFVAAENGHLEVVQILIDAGANKEAANDHGATPMFVAAENGHVEVVQTLIDAGANKEAAINHGVTPMFVAAQNGEVDVVQILIDAGANKEAATNHGVTPMFVAALNGKVDVVQILIDAGANKNKATRHKETPLFVAAQNGHVGVVQALIKAGANKNTADDCGETPLFVAAQNGHLEVVQALIKAGADKDITDDYGDTPLTIAKAEMQQKVFEFLAMWNASQLPHKNIPRKIISILEENITLDNIALAAIKKAKTWFFSNAPLTLLIRELNEKSVNQNDVSKENLIALIKSKRTIIPQEKYDFILKNIFEDTDNRLELDSQKSLSSFTH